Within Hyla sarda isolate aHylSar1 chromosome 7, aHylSar1.hap1, whole genome shotgun sequence, the genomic segment AAAAACGCAAAGTGggtttggcattttttatttttctactgaaTCCCTGCTAACATCCTAGCTGCTGTGTTTTTCCAGAGGTAACAAAATGCAGTcatttgggcatttttttttggggggggggggcaaaacgccCAAAAAATcctagtggaaacttagcctaatgtcTTAGGTATCGTGGAAGGAGCTATATTCCTGTTAGTCAATATTTTGCACAGCCAgttgttaaagggaaactgacagcagggtcacccgcactaacctgaataCCCAGGTAGATTTAAATTAGGCTGGGTGAAAATTGGTTCAGTTGTTCAGGAGATATTTATCTTgttgtagtacagtggtccctcaacatacgatgataatccgttccaaatgaaccatcgtttgttgaaaccatcgcatgttgagggattcgtgcaatgtaaagtataggacagtggcctacaacctgcggacctccagatgttgcaaaactacaacacccagcatgcccggacagctgtctgggcatgctgggagttgtagttttgcaacatctggaggtccacaggttgaagaccactggtattgaaggttatactcacatgtccccgccgctccggaccgtcaccgctgccctggatgtcgccttccatcaatgtcgctgcgtccccgacgctccggcaaggcctctgcttccccggcatcctcgctctccgttgccgccatcatgtcgctacgcacgccgctcctattggatgacgggacggcgtgcgcagcgacgtgatgacgatgatggagagcgccgactatgcagggatccagaagaggacgcaccggagccccaaggacaggtaagtgatcgtcagcggaccacacgggggaccgtaaacggctatccggtggcagctgaagcagtctgcgctgccggatagccgtttatgcgattgccccgacatacaaaagcatcgtatgttgatgctgccttcaacatgcgatggcctctgagaggccatcgtatgctgaaatgatggtatgtcgtggccatcgtaggtcggggggggggggggtcactgtattaagttactttattaaaacaaatatataccCCCAGGGTGCGGATGGCTAAGTAGTGATTGATTTTTATCAGCAGCCGCTAGTGCCAGAACATACATGTCACTGTGCATCTTGAATCAAGAGAAATTCAATATATCTATGGTGGGATTTGGGGGTCAACCCTAAAGTTGTTGACtataaagttttgattggtctgaGTTGGGGTGTTCAGACTCCGACTGATCATTTGAAGCCAGGAACACAACTTGTCTAAGAAGACACAGCAACagaagggattgttttttgcgggactaaTTGTATTTTCAATTAATGTACAGCAAGActgaattttttaaatatatttgcggaataaaaatgaaagaaaaaaaaaaatgcaatttttttcccttacattttttgtatatattttcttctatcttttcatgtgacagcactgaagaaatgtccctctgctacaatgtagagtagtgcacagcctgtatgagGGTTTCATTTTTTGTTCCCTCAAAATAACACAGTCATTAATGTCTAAAACTTCGAACAAAAGGGATTACCCCCTTagtaaaaatgtccaaaattgggcccaaagtgtcaatattttatgtagtcaccattattttccagcactgccttaagcctcttgggcatggagtacACCAGAGCTTTACAGGTTGTCACTGGAGTTCTCCTCCTCGATGACATcacggagctggtggatgttagagaccttgtgctcccccacattctatttgaggatgccccacagatgctcaatagggttcagGTCTGGAGGTATGATTGACCAGTCCATCATCTTTCCCCTCAACTTCTTTAGCTAGGCAGTGGTTGTCTTGGAGATGTGTTTGGGGTCaggttggaatactgccctgcggcccagtctctgaagggaggggatcatgctctgcttcagtatgtcacagtacatgttggcattcatggttccctcaatgaactgtagctcccagtgccagcagcactcatgcaggctcAGACATGATatccccaccaccatgcttgactgtataCAACAAATACTTGTGTTtgtcctcctcacctggttgccgccacacacacttgacaccaAAAAAGTTTATCTTGGTGTCATCAGACCACAGAACATGGAGCCAGTaacccatgtccttagtctgcttgtctttagcaaactgtttgcaggctttcttgtgaaTCAACTTTTTCCTTCTGGggcgacagccatgcagaccagatGATTGCAGTGTGCGGAGTATGGTCAGAGCACTAACAGGCTGACCCCTTGCACAACTGCAGCAATGCTAgcagcactcatacatctatttTCCAAAGAAAACCTAAGGATATGGCGCTGAGCATGGGGACACAGCTTCTTTGGTCAAACATAGCAAGGCCTGCTCTGAGTGGAACCTGAACCTGTCCTATGAAACCGCTTTATGGTCCTGCAGCTTATTTTTAGGGTcctggcaatcttctgctcttttATGCTTAgttcatctttatgtagagcaaccaCTTTTTTTCTAGATCCGaacagttctttgccatgagatgCAATGCTGAACTTACAGTGACcagtagagagtgtgagagcgataacaccaaatttaggacatctgctccccattcacacctgagatttTGTAACACTAACAACTCACATGACACGGAGGAAAAAGGCTAATTAGGCCCAATTTGAACATTTCGACTTCGGAAAATCCTTATATTTGTTCCCAAGTTTTAGACATtaaggggaagattcatcaaaacctgcacAAAgggaaagttacccagttgcccatagcaaccaatcagatcgcttctttaattttgcagaggccttgttaaatatgaaagaagcaagatgattggttgttatgggcaactgggcaacttttcctctgcacaggttttgataaatctcccccttatggctgtgtgttcagttattttgaggagacacaacattaaacactgttatacaggttgtgcactcactactttacattgcagcagagggtcatttcttcagtgctgGAACATGAAAAGTTagcataaaatatatacaaaaaatgtgaggggtgtagtcactAATGTGCGATACTCTATGTACACAGTAACCCAACTAGAATAGTcagtgcagctctagagtataattcAGGATGTGACTCAGGATCAATAAAACAAAATTTTACAGCAAAATCTTACAATTTGTggagtaaaggggtattccgcctatAGACATCTCACCCCTTTAATTAGACATAAGATGCAGTACCCGGAATTCTGTGCTGATCCAGTATAAAAAACGCTGGATTTCCAGAACTGGAGACACGACGTCATgcgatgcccccttgtgatgtcacgccacacccctccattcatgtctatgggagggggcgtgacagcctttggataggggataagatgtctatgggtggaattcccctttaaatctGTAGTTAATTCTGACCATTAGAAGTTAATTTATTCTACCCTCAGTATCAGAGCTGCCCTGATAAGGCCAGGTTCAAATggcattctgcacatttgactaATCCAGCGGGCGCTAGGAACACTTGGAAATGCAGCATCTCCTAGACGGCAGTGTATTTCTTtgcagaatctgcagaaagaacagacatgtctattcaTTCTACAGATGACAGAAtcggaatttctgcggcagaaacatctggattggaaattctactgtgtgaataGTGTAGCAAAATCCTATTGAAAGAAATGGGACTATGCAgaagaattctgcatggaaattccaccatgttaaCGTATCCTAAAAGGTATCAGAATAACGTGTAGTTGCCCAGCACTGCTGTACCAGCTCCTATGCTAAACCTGTTCAGGTTGCTGTAGTCTTGGTTTGCCGGACAGTCAAATACATGTCTAAAGTGATGAGGCCAATATTTCCTTACATTGCAGATGTATTTTCTGTGGTAAACAAACATACACTGAATCTTTTGTTAGGTGTTAAAAAATTGCTTCCGCAAAAATCTATTTCAGTGTTTATAGTAGTAATAGTATATAGTCACATGTCCACTTCTGTCTAATAATTGTTCTGCTTTACCCTCTATCCCCAGAATATAAGGTGGAAACCTTTTTCTCTACTTTATGATATGGCTAGACCAGAGTATAGTGAGCGCATATTCTCTGCAGTTATGAGGTGTTTTGCACAGCGAGCGTGAGGTGTAGCTAGAGTCAGGAACacttcttaggctatgttcacatgacagaatttccgaGGCAGATGTTTCAGCCGCAGAAATCCCTATTCCAATGTCTGCAAAAAGAAcagaagtctattctttctgctgattccgctcggaaatgcacatTTCAGAGCAGACTTGGTGCCCGCCAGAACGTTAAAAGGTGTGGAACGTCCACCTGTGTTTTCCTGGGcgaacattccacacattttcggCTGTATGATCATAGCCTTACAAGTATTCTACCTAGTCCTGTCTACAGTTGGGTACATCTGCCCAAACATCGTCCCACTGCACGGAGGTCTCTACAAAAAGGAGGAGTAACAGGTCAAGGATAGCAtgaaagaaaatctgtcatcagtgtcacctgcactaacctgttggtacagacaggtagtgcaggtgacactgatgacaatggtactaaccttgtcccgttccgcGCTGCCGTTCTCACActatcctcttcggtatcttccAGCTGCGGGCCCgatttggagcatgggcggagcttagtgacatcaccgttgCTGTTCTCTCCTGGGTCCTGCTACTGGAGAACAGCAGCGGAAACAtccctaagctccgcccatgctccaagtcgggccctgagctgaagataccgaagaggattaCCAGAGAACGActgcacggaatgggacaaggtaagtaccgttataatcagtgtcacctgacaggttagtgcaggtgacagggatgacagatttcctttaggaACAAATGTGGAGCCAAAGTGCACAAGACAACTAGCAAGCGCTTAGTCTGGTAGTTCCTTCTGGATACGCCAAAGGAGTTGTGTCTCAGCAAAGCCCATAGAAGTGTTGGGGAATTCTGCACATTAACCCCAGTCCAACCCTGTAAAAATCCTTGTCAGTTAATTCACTTAAATAGAACACAATCTAGGAACATTCTCAAGTCATGTGATATATcagggactactaccctcatcatcaACCCACTACAGTCACTAATAAATTCTATAACCACTACACGCTTTTTCTGGTGTCACAACCTTAACCATTAGATCACCACAAATGTCATCCTTAGAACATGGACACAGCTGATCTGAGCTAATTGTTCAGCATGATGATCCCTCCTATAAATAGTTTTTATTTGGGACTTTGATTTTTCAATGATTTTTCTGGATAAACAACTGAAAGATACAAAGTGATCGCAATGGAACACAAAGTCACCAAGAAAGATATCGCTCTGAGAAAACTGAGCCAGAAAGGAAAAGGATGGAGCATCCCAACCCCTCCAaacacccccaggaccatcccaCTGATCACGGTAAGAGCTGAAACCAAAATATCATCTGAGGTGAGTAATGCAGTCCATGCAACAAATGGAAGAAGTGCACCCAGCAGGAAGTTCAGCGAGTCGGGTCCCCATGGGCTGTTTTCAGGAACTGAAATCCCCCAACGGATCCCACCATAAAACGACAGCAGGCAGCTGGCGGTGGCGATCTGGAGATATGCCATTTCTGGGTAATAATAACCCCCAATACTCATGGTGAGAGGAGCCACAACCATGGGGGCCAGTCCGGCCAGGCTCAGATACACGGCCGACCGCGGCGTCTTCTTCAGCTCCTGGCGGTGATTCTCCAGCATCTGGTTAAACTCGTCATCTTGTTCGTTTCGTCTTCTCTTGTgcaaagaggaggaggagtgaaATCCACGGCTGAGAGGAGGAGGTGGGCACCGCAGGGTAGTGAGGGCGGCCATCGCTGGGAATTGTGTCATATAGGACTTCCAAGTAATCACTGCATGTGACTTCTGTCTGCAAACTGGGGCGGCCATCTTACAAAGCTGAAAAGAAAAACATCAGTATTATGTCCGGCTTGGTTACAGCAGAGCTATACTGGCGCCCAGCTTGTCAGGCATAGTGCAACTTATGTTCAGCCAGGTGTAATATGGTCACATTTTTGTCTCCACATTTCACCCACAAGTCCCAACCCAACTACTTTACCTCTTAAGCTGGCAGCTTCAAAGGTCCCTACAGATCCCTATGATAAATCACTAACTTAaggtcacggtgcaaaaaaattagccctcccaaaatgagtggaaaaataaaaaataggcgtcagaagatgacaattttaaaggggtactccggttggatttttttttaaatcaactggtgccagaaagttaaacagatttgtaaattacttctatttaaaatcttaatccttccagtacttttcagcagctgtatgctacagaggaaatttcttttttgtcttgttcacagtgctctctgctgacacctctgtccatgtcaggaactgtctacagcagcagaggtttgcaatggggattttctcctgctctggacagttcctgatacggcattaggtgtcagcagagagcactgtggacaagacaaaaaagaaatttaaaaagaaaagaatttcctctgtagcatacagctgctaaaaagtagtggaaggattaagattttttaatagaagtcatttacaaatctgtttaactttctggcaccagttgatttaaaaaaaaatggttttccaccggagtacccctttaagagtggtcAAGTCTCCCTTGCATTGACACATTTACTATCATTCACTTCAGATAACTGGTGTAAATTATAGCAAAAATCTTGGCACTGGTGTCGCTTGTGGTGCACGGAAAGTCAAAGGGT encodes:
- the TMEM69 gene encoding transmembrane protein 69, with translation MLLLRLGGKCWPSALQLCKMAAPVCRQKSHAVITWKSYMTQFPAMAALTTLRCPPPPLSRGFHSSSSLHKRRRNEQDDEFNQMLENHRQELKKTPRSAVYLSLAGLAPMVVAPLTMSIGGYYYPEMAYLQIATASCLLSFYGGIRWGISVPENSPWGPDSLNFLLGALLPFVAWTALLTSDDILVSALTVISGMVLGVFGGVGMLHPFPFWLSFLRAISFLVTLCSIAITLYLSVVYPEKSLKNQSPK